The genomic region ATCAGCGCGCTGGACCGCAGTAACGCGCATTATTCAGCTTTTCTGGTTTCTGATCGATAATACACGAGAACGAGCACAAGCCGCGTGCGTTCACCACTTTTAATACCGACAAATATGCGTGCGTCCGCTGCGCGTGTCACACATAACACCGCTTAAATTAAATATAAATAAGAGTCAGAGACTCGGAGTACAGGTGTGCAACATGACGTCACGGGCCCAGGTccagtccccatcagctgtcagAGTCCGCGTCGCTTTTGGTTCCGTCCAGTTTGTCGGGCTTGGAGCTTTTGTTCCATTTCTGAGAGTTCTCCGACTCCTCCGAGGAGGAGCGCTTCTGCCGCCTCCACTTGGCCCTCCGGTTCTTGAACCACACCTGCAGAACCAACAAGAAGGGTGAGGTCAGCGGGAGCGCTGCTACTTCCGGTCTCACCTGACGGGAGATCAGGAAACACGGAGCGGAACCGGAAACGATTaaattaaaatgtcattaaaaccgagaaaacgtgtgtgtgtgtgtgtgtgtgtgtgtgtgtgtgtgtgtgtgtgtgtgtgtgtgtgtgtgtgtgtgtgtgtgtgtgtgtgtgtgtgtgtgtgtgtgtgtgtgtgtgtgtgtgtgttgtttttattataaCCTTTAAGGATGCGACATTTTGAACAGAGGGTTCAACACTCCTGCTGAGTCGCAGTTATTAGTGttatttttattactgttatgatgatgattattattattatcatcattgttAATATTATAATTTTtcatcttcttcttattattattattgtttttgtagttaagttaattattattattgttattattgttattattattattattattattgatattattattattattccattctgtagttcttttttaaaacacagaacagtttttttacctgttttcccgctacgtttattattgttattgttattgtagttaagtttattattattattattattattattataacaataataataattgtattattattattattatattattattgttgttattgtagttaagtttgttattattattgtaacaataatataattattattattgttgttgttgatgtTTCTGTTTCTTCGGGCAGCTCGTTTAAAATGACAGATGATGTTATTAAAtgaattttacacattttaagcgGGTGGATTTAATATTTAAATGGATAAATTAATCGTAAACTTTTATATTAAATCTGATTTTTAAAGATCAGATATTTAAACAAGCAGCAGATGAAATCAGAGAAACGAACATTTATCGCAATCAAAACTTTGcaagttttaataataataataataataataataataataataataacaataataataacagcggTCTGACCTCCACCTTCTCCTCCCGCAGGTGGACCTTCCGGGCCAGCTGCTCGCGCGTGCCCACATCCGGGTACTTGGTCTCCTGGAACAGACCCTCCAGGGCTTCCAGCTGCTCGTCGGTGAAGATGGTTCGGTGTCTCCGCTTCCGGCGGCAGTGCAGCTGGTTGAGGAGCTGCAGCTCCGTGCGCGAGAGGTTGCCCACGTTCATGTAGGACATCATGTGGTGCGGGACCGGGGAGATCAGAACCGAACCGGGGCTGTCGTAGCCTGCAGGTCGGAACATCAGACAACACTCAGACACATAACTCAGCACGCGCACGATCCGCAGAGCAGAACGTTTAATCAGACCAACCGAACCGGATCTGAGGTCCTAAACGTTTTTACCATTGGAGTTCCGGGATCGTCTTACCTGCGGGGAAGCACGGGCACTGCTGCGGGCTCAGACCGGGGACGGCCCCGCAGCACGGGGGACCGGCTCCGGTTCCCTGGACCTGCAGCTGTCCGTAGTAGTAGCCGTTATAACCGATCCTGGTTCCGTGAACACCGGGAGGGGACGGGCCGCGGGCCGAGTACAGTCCGCTATAGTCCGGGTAGATGGAGTCGGTGAGTCCGGCGGGCAGCACCAGCGGCCCGGTTCGGTGCAGCAGCAGCGGCTCTTTGCAGCTCGGCCGACCGGACAGGATGCTGTCGATGCTGAACATCCCGGAGGGCATCACGCGGCACCGGTAGCTGGTTCTGGTACTGGTTCTGGTACAAGTTGTTGGAGCAGAATTTCAGACTGGTGACATGGTGACGCGGCGGAGCGCGCTCCAGTTCCGGATCCGGAATGCTGGTTCTGAGAGGTCAACTGCGCGCGGGGCTGTTGTTATAGGCAGTGACGTCACAGCGCCGAACTGCGCGAGAGCGCGTCAAGGGCCGCAGGTCTGTGTATTGAGAGTTAATTGAATTAAGATAATCCGCAGAGTTTGCGGACTTTAGGAAATGTTCCGGAGTCTTTCTGCGGGTAATCAGATTACCTCATAGTAAATAAAGAGTAATTGAGACCCAACACCCAGATGCAGGCTCGGTTCGGTTCTAATTGTATTCATGAACCTGAAGCGTTACTTGACCCTTTCGCAGCGCACAAACTAGACGAAATGTTTTCATATCAGAACCGAACCGGTTCACCCGCCTCGGTTCGACGTGGAGCGGCCCGTGAGGAGCTGCAGGAACGTGGATTGGAGGCGCAGACGGGTTCGGGCCCAGCAGGGGTTCCGATTAGGTGATGAGGTGAGAATTAGAAGTGATTAACTCGAACATTTACATCAGAACCGCTTCAGATAAAGACAATTAGCTGATGGTTCCGATCGAGCGGAGTCGGGTTTGTTTTCTTAACAtcgtttaatttatttatttacttaaaatTCTGATGATTTTTGACGTTTTTGATCAGATTTTAGTCGTAAACtccatttattttgtgttttaatgacttttttttttctaggagactttttctatttttattgttTAATTAAAATCAAATCTGATCTAAACTGTTTAAAACCAACAAAAGCGttaatgtgtgcgtgtgcgcgtgcgtgtgtgtgtgtgagagagagagagagtgtgtgtgcgtgtgtgcgtgagagagagagagagagtgtgtgtgcgtgtgtgtgtgtgtgtgtgtgtgtgagagagagagagagtgtgtgtgtgtgtgtgtgtgtgagagagagagagagtgtgtgtgtgtgtgtgtgtgtgtgagagagagagagagtgtgtgtgtgcgcgtgcgtgtgtgtgtgagagagagagagagtgtgtgtgtgtgtgtgtgtgtgtgtgtgtgtgtgtgtgtgtgtgtgtgtgagagagagagagagagagagagagtgtgtgtgtgtatgtgtgtgagagagagagagagagagagaaagagtgtgtgtgtgtgtgagagagagagagagcgagagagagagagtgtgtgtgagagagagagagagagagagagagaagagagagagcgagagagagagagagagagtgtgtgtgagagagagagagagagagatgtgtgtgtgtgtgtgtgtgtgagagagagagagagagagagagagagagagagtgtgtgtgtgtgtgtgtgtgtgtgtgagagagagagagagagagaagagagagaagagagagagagagagtgtgtgtgtgtgtgtgtgtgtgtgtgtgtgtgtgtgtgtgtgagagagagagagagagagagagagagagagagagtgtgagagagagagtgtgtgtgtgtgcgtgtgtgcgtgtgtgtgtgtgtgtgagagagagagagagagagagagtgtgtgtgtgtgtgtgtgtgtgtgtgtgtgtgtgagagagaggagagagagagagagagagagagagagagagagagtgtgtgtgtgtgtgtgtgtgtgtgagagagagggaggagagagagagagagagagagagagtgtgtgtgtgtgtgtgtgtgtgtgtgtgtgtgtgtgtgtgtgtgtgtgtgtgtggaggagagagagagagagagtgtgtgtgtgtgtgagagagtggagagagagagtgtgtgtgtgtgtgtgtgtgtgtgtgtgagagggagagagagagaggaggaggagtgtgtgtgtgtgtgtgtgtgtgtgtgtgtgagagagagagtgtgtgtgtgtgtgtgtgtgtgtgtgtgtgtgtgtgtgtgtgtgtgtgtgtgtgtgaggagagagagagtgtgtgtgtgtgtgtgtgtgtgagagagagaaaggggtgtgtgtgtgtgtgtgtgtgtgtgtgtgtgtgtgtgtgtgtgcgtgtgtgtgtgtggagagagagagagagagtgtgtgtgtgtgtgtgtgtgtggaggggaggtgagagtgtgtggtgtgtgtgtgttgtgtgtgtgattgtgctcCNNNNNNNNNNNNNNNNNNNNNNNNNNNNNNNNNNNNNNNNNNNNNNNNNNNNNNNNNNNNNNNNNNNNNNNNNNNNNNNNNNNNNNNNNNNNNNNNNNNNNNNNNNNNNNNNNNNNNNNNNNNNNNNNNNNNNNNNNNNNNNNNNNNNNNNNNNNNNNNNNNNNNNNNNNNNNNNNNNNNNNNNNNNNNNNNNNNNNNNNtgtgtgtgtgtgagagagagagagagagagagagagagagagagagagagagagtgtgtgtgtgtgtgagagagagagagagagggagagagtgtgtgtgtgtgtgtgtgtgtgtgtgagagagagagagagagagaggagagagtgtgtgtgtgtgtgtgtgtgtgtgtgtgtgtgtgtgtgtgtgtgtgtgtgtgcgtgtgcgtgtgtgtgtgtgtgtgtgtgtgtgtgtgttttacatctCGAGTAACACAAAAGCAGCAAATTAAATAATTATCTTCTCAATTGAGAAGGTTAGGAATTATTAAATGAGGGTGGAATCAGAATAAATCCagaccaaaacaacaacaacaataagaaGAAGAATAACACGCTCAGCAGGATGGATCCAGTTAAAACTGGAGAGAAATATAACataatattcacacacacacgcacacacgcacgcacgcacgcacgcacacacacacacacacacacacacacacacacacacacacctttatttaaccagcacCAGGACCTCCATGTCAGTTGCCTGGGCAGGGAGGCAGAGGTCATGACCTCAACAGGAAATCATCAGGTGAATGTTTTCCTCTGGGTCTTCTGAGACCTGGGATGGTGTCCCTCTGAACCGGGTCTAGACCAAAGATTCTGACCCGGTCGGTTGGTGAGCTGAGGAAGTCCTGGTTCGGTACCCTGAAGGGAGATGGGCCCTTGACCCTCCTACAGAACCTTCAGGGACCGTCAGAGTTTCCACCCTCAGGAACTCAGAGATCCCTCCGAGCTCCGTGGAGTCATTTGGACCCAACTCAGAATCAACACCCGCCACACTCCAGAACCAGATGTTTGTGAGGTTTGGACCAGTGGAAAAGTCCTTTCAGAAGAGATGCTGCTGAATAAAAGAGTAAACATCTAAAAGCAGGAGCCGGGGTGTAAAAGTGTCCTCCTGACAGGATCACAGACTTAAGACCCGACTGGAACCAGAacaaatccaaagtgtttttccttcaggctgctgctgcagctcgGGTTTCAGACACATGAATACACAAACGGCCCCACGAGCAAAACGCAGCTTTTCAAAATGTCAGAGCCGTACCTGCTATTTTCCTGGGTCGGGTCATTTTCTACTTAAATGGTTTCAATTCAGAGCGAACATCAAACTGTCAGAGGAGAGAAAGGCTCGGTCCGCTTTCATCAATCATTCATTCCAACCAGGATCCATCAGCCGGGCCGAGCGGGTAATTACTGATTACAGCAGgatcaggacacacacacacacacacacacacacacacacacacacacacacacacacacacacacacacacacacacacacacacacacacacacggcctgtGCTCGTCAAGGCAGGAATCAAAAACACATTTCCACATTAGAACCGCGCCCCCTCCCCCACCACAGAGGTGCTACTTAACACACTTTGGATTTAGAAGAAATTCAAATGAGCTCCGCAGGCTGGCAGCAACATAATGAAACCTAGAATTATTCTATCAAAACAAGACGCCGCCGCCGCCGAGACTTGTCCAATTCACACCCCAACATCACTTTAACATGTCTGTaacatgtccacacacacacacgtgtcacaGCCGTGTGTGTTTTAACATGCAGCTCCATCACTTCTAATAACTCCAGCCGTCGGCTGCAGCTCTGATCTCAGCTTCAGGACTAAAACAGACTGAAGATATTTCACCCGGAGTAACGAACAACGCCAGCGAGATCTGGAGCTGCAGACTAATCAGCTGATTACTGTCGATGACGGTCCTGAGACACCAGAAGAAAACAACTCATCTAATTGAACCTCTTCTCCGGCACAAACTCCAACTCAGATTAAAGCTAATCTTCATCCATCTGGTCCTAAAGGAAACTTCTTTATGCAGCTGAGATTCCTTCACATTCCCGGAAGTATGTTTATGTGAAATAATTCTGAACAATTCCAGCCCCACGTTTAGCTAGCTCCATGTCAGGAGAAGTAGACTTTGGGTCTTTCAGGCCAGATGAGCTAACGGCTCTTCTGGCGTTCTGAATAGAATAGGATAAAAACATCTTTATTGTCTTTCGGTGGGGAAACATCTGCAGTCGAGGAATTTTCATAATGAGTCATGTGATGTTATGTTACAAACATGTACTCCATTGTCAGTTTCACACAGCTTCTGTGGTTATTTACATGGAATTCTGTGGTCAATTACTTGGTAATCTGTGTTTCTTCGTATAGAATTCTGTGATTATTACATGGAATTGTGTGGTTTATTACATGGATTTATGTGGTTTATTATGTGGAATTATGAGGTTATTTATATGAAAATCCATGATTTATCACATTGAATTTGTTGATTTATTACATGGAATTCTGTGGTAATTCACATATAATTCTGTGgttatttatatggaattatgtGGTCAATTACATGGATTTATGTGGTTAATTACATGGAATTCTGTGGTTATTTACATGGAATTCTGTGGTCAATTACTTGGTAATCTGTGTTTCTTCGTATTGAATTCTGTGATTATTACATGGAATTGTGTGGTTTATTACATGGATTTATGTGGTTTATTATGTGGAATTATGAGGTTATTTATATGAAAATCCATGATTT from Nothobranchius furzeri strain GRZ-AD chromosome 18, NfurGRZ-RIMD1, whole genome shotgun sequence harbors:
- the gsc gene encoding homeobox protein goosecoid, whose product is MPSGMFSIDSILSGRPSCKEPLLLHRTGPLVLPAGLTDSIYPDYSGLYSARGPSPPGVHGTRIGYNGYYYGQLQVQGTGAGPPCCGAVPGLSPQQCPCFPAGYDSPGSVLISPVPHHMMSYMNVGNLSRTELQLLNQLHCRRKRRHRTIFTDEQLEALEGLFQETKYPDVGTREQLARKVHLREEKVEVWFKNRRAKWRRQKRSSSEESENSQKWNKSSKPDKLDGTKSDADSDS